The following coding sequences lie in one Melopsittacus undulatus isolate bMelUnd1 chromosome 9, bMelUnd1.mat.Z, whole genome shotgun sequence genomic window:
- the LOC101870278 gene encoding semaphorin-3B isoform X2 — protein MIPTLLLLLHSAAAGRPLPAATPRLKLPFPELRARHGLRLFALERSCCYEALLLDEERGRLFVGAQNHLLSLALDDISQRDRKIYWPAPVEWREECNWAGKDITAECMNFVKMLHPYNRTHLYACGTGAFHPVCAFVEAGQHAEEPIFKLDPKHVEDGKGKSPYDPQHAAASILVGEELYSGVATDLMGRDFTIFRSLGQRPSIRTEQHDSRWLNEPKFVAVFWVPESEDPDDDKIYFFFRETAVERQQGLGKTSFARIGQICRNDVGGQRSLVNKWTTFLKARLVCAVPGSDGADTHFDELRDVFLLQTRDKRNPLVYTVFSTSSSVFQGSAICIYTMADIRRAFLGPFAHKEGPNYQWVSYQGRVPYPRPGMCPSKTFGTFGSTKDFPDEVIQFARHHPLMYNPVLPHGQRPLFLQAAMPYTFTRIAVDRVTATDGHYDVLFIGTDVGTVLKVVSVPKESWNHMEPLVLEELQVFQDASPITSLQLSSKRQQLYAGSATALAQLPLHRCSAYGKACAECCLARDPYCAWDGTACTRYVPNTKRRFRRQDVRNGDPNMLCSEDPRRGSVPQKQLYGVEGSTAFLECIPKSLQAHVFWTYQRTQDDPQREVQMDERVVRMERGVLLRSVQRADAGLYLCHATEHGFTQPLLRLSLEVIGARRAAGTAREGDPQLTGGSNHKVWYQDFLQLVERPPLGAADRMCQRLWTRGRPLLPTRAQAGPPGRGQGEELHRARRRRTHEGSRAERGPRSASPW, from the exons ATGATCCccacactgctcctgctgctgcacagcgCTGCCGCCGGCCGccccctgcctgctgccaccCCCCGCCTCAAGCTGCCCTTCCCTG AGCTGCGGGCTCGCCATGGGCTGCGCCTCTTCGCACTGGAGCGGTCGTGCTGCTATGAGGCCCTGCTGCTGGATGAGGAGCGCGGCCGCCTCTTTGTTGGTGCCCAGAACCATCTCCTTTCCCTGGCCCTGGATGATATCAGCCAGCGGGACAGGAAG ATCTACTGGCCAGCACCTGTGGAATGGAGGGAGGAGTGCAACTGGGCCGGCAAGGACATCACT GCCGAGTGCATGAACTTTGTAAAGATGCTGCATCCCTACAACCGGACTCACCTGTATGCCTGCGGCACCGGTGCCTTCCACCCTGTCTGTGCCTTCGTGGAGGCTGGCCAGCATGCGGAG GAGCCCATCTTCAAGCTGGACCCCAAGCATGTTGAGGACGGCAAAGGGAAGAGCCCCTACGACCCCCAGCATGCGGCTGCCTCCATCCTCGTGG GCGAGGAGCTCTACTCCGGGGTGGCCACTGATCTGATGGGCCGTGACTTCACCATCTTCCGCAGCCTGGGCCAGCGTCCCTCCATCCGCACGGAGCAGCATGACTCCCGCTGGCTCAATG AGCCCAAGTTTGTGGCAGTGTTTTGGGTGCCGGAGAGCGAGGACCCTGACGATGACAAGATCTACTTCTTCTTCCGCGAGACGGCAGTGGAGCggcagcaggggctgggcaAGACCAGCTTTGCCCGCATCGGCCAGATCTGCCGG AATGACGTAGGTGGGCAGCGCAGTCTGGTGAACAAGTGGACGACCTTCCTGAAGGCTCGGCTTGTGTGTGCCGTGCCGGGGTCTGACGGGGCAGACACCCACTTTGATGAGCTCC GGGACgttttcctgctgcagacaAGGGACAAGCGCAACCCCCTGGTCTACACTGTCTTCTCCACCTCCAG CTCTGTTTTCCAGGGATCAGCCATCTGCATTTACACCATGGCTGACATCCGACGGGCTTTCCTGGGCCCCTTCGCACACAAGGAAGGTCCCAACTACCAGTGGGTATCATACCAGGGCCGTGTGCCGTATCCCCGCCCAGGCATG TGCCCCAGCAAAACCTTTGGTACCTTCGGCTCCACCAAGGACTTCCCAGATGAGGTGATCCAGTTTGCCCGGCACCACCCACTGATGTACAACCCAGTGCTGCCCCACGGCCAGCGCCCCCTCTTCCTGCAAGCTGCCATGCCCTACACCTTCACCCGCATCGCCGTGGACCGCGTTACCGCCACTGATGGCCATTACGATGTCCTCTTCATTGGCACAG atGTGGGCACGGTGCTGAAGGTGGTCTCTGTGCCCAAGGAGAGCTGGAATCACATGGAGCCgctggtgctggaggagctgcaggtcTTCCAG GACGCCTCCCCCAtcaccagcctgcagctctcctCCAAGCGG CAACAGCTCTATGCTGGCTCAGCCACAGCACTGGCACAGCTGCCCTTGCACCGCTGCAGCGCCTACGGCAAAGCCTGTGCTGAGTGCTGCCTGGCCCGGGACCCATACTGTGCTTGGGATGGCACTGCCTGCACCCGCTATGTGCCCAACACCAAGAG GCGTTTCCGCCGGCAGGATGTCCGCAACGGTGACCCCAACATGCTGTGCTCCGAAG ACCCCCGGCGGGGCAGTGTGCCCCAGAAGCAGCTCTATGGGGTGgagggcagcacagccttccTGGAGTGCATCCCCAAATCCCTGCAAGCCCACGTGTTCTGGACATACCAGCGCACCCAGGATGATCCCCAGCGAGAG GTGCAGATGGATGAGCGTGTGGTGCGGATGGAGCGGGGTGTTCTGCTGCGCAGTGTGCAGCGTGCCGACGCTGGCCTCTACCTGTGCCACGCCACCGAGCACGGCTTCACCCAACCGCTGCTGCGGCTCTCCCTGGAGGTGATCGGTGCCCGGCGGGCAGCGGGCACGGCACGTGAAGGAGACCCCCAGCTCACCGGGGGGTCCAACCACAAGGTCTGGTACCAGGACTTCCTCCAGCTGGTGGAGCGGCCACCGCTGGGGGCTGCGGATCGGATGTGCCAGCGGCTCTGGACGCGGGGCAGACCCCTACTACCCACCCGTGCCCAGGCCGGACCCCCAGGCCGCGGGCAGGGTGAGGAGCTGCACAGAGCTCGCCGCCGGCGCACACACGAGGGGTCGCGGGCAGAGCGGGGCCCCCGCAGTGCATCCCCCTGGTGA
- the SSUH2 gene encoding LOW QUALITY PROTEIN: protein SSUH2 homolog (The sequence of the model RefSeq protein was modified relative to this genomic sequence to represent the inferred CDS: deleted 1 base in 1 codon; substituted 1 base at 1 genomic stop codon) codes for MAAASFFGTSVEWVKSWFDASLDESSEKLVCATGGSAGGELGAWDLAACQVFRNAVMWIVLCDFFLFWYRLEMFSELRLSEWVFEPFTMPGVGQYLCTTSSKVDKMPSLPAEPGAAAPPGDPPMDLWDVEVGHPPLFQGWTQWCQVPCSALVKDCHRCHGYGQSKCRVCHGTDQIRSWKTFCQAAFPIPLSSGLKQQKRCQLCSGTGCKRCNTCSGQGSKTCVTCQGEKKLQDFKQLVITWKNNVLEFVSEHHLNFPGELLSKVSGECIFKDENVMVYPVIDFPEPEISLASQRAIAEHSATLATSSCILWQHQTIEHFLITEVHYXYSGEPYLYYIYRLESKVHALEHPERCYCSCTIT; via the exons AtggctgcagcatccttctTTGGAACCAGCGTGGAGTGG GTGAAATCATGGTTTGATGCCAGCTTGGACGAGTCCAGTGAGAAGCTGGTGTGCGCTACAGGAGGGAGTGCAGGTGGTGAGCTCGGTGCCTGGGACCTTGCAGCATGCCAGGTTTTCAGGAATGCTGTAATGTGGATTGTAT TGTGtgacttttttctcttctggtaTCGACTGGAGATGTTCAGTGAGCTGAGGTTAAGTGAGTGGGTGTTTGAGCCCTTCACCA TGCCAGGAGTTGGCCAGTATCTGTGCACTACCTCCAGCAAGGTGGACAAGATGCCATCCCTTCCTGCAGAGCCCGGAGCAGCTGCACCCCCTGGGGATCCCCCCATGGACCTTTGGGATGTGGAGGTTGGGCATCCGCCACTCTTTCAGGGCTGGACACAGTGGTGCCAGGtgccctgctcagcactggtCA AGGACTGTCACAGATGCCATGGTTATGGCCAGTCCAAGTGCAGGGTGTGCCATGGGACAGATCAGATAAGGAGCTGGAAAACTTTCTGCCAGGCTGCATTTCCCATTCCTCTAAGCTCAGG GctaaagcagcagaagagatgCCAGCTTTGCTCAGGTACAGGTTGCAAAAG GTGCAATACCTGTTCTGGCCAGGGCAGCAAGACCTGTGTGACCTgtcagggagagaaaaagctCCAGGATTTCAAGCAGCTGGTGATAACCTG GAAGAACAATGTCTTAGAATTTGTTTCTGAGCATCATCTGAACTTCCCAGGAGAGCTGCTCAGCAAAGTCAGTGGAGAGTGTATatttaaagatgaaaatgtgATG GTGTACCCTGTCATCGACTTCCCTGAACCTGAGATCTCCCTGGCCTCACAGCGAGCCATTGCAGAGCACAGCGCAACATTAGCTACGTCCTCCTGCATCCTCTGGCAG catCAAACAATTGAGCATTTCCTCATCACAGAAGTTCACTACTAGTATTCAGGGGAGCCTTACCTCTACTACATCTACAGGCTTGAGAGCAAGGTGCATGCACTG GAGCACCCTGAGAGGTGCTACTGCAGCTGCACCATCACCTGA
- the LOC101870278 gene encoding semaphorin-3B isoform X1, whose amino-acid sequence MIPTLLLLLHSAAAGRPLPAATPRLKLPFPELRARHGLRLFALERSCCYEALLLDEERGRLFVGAQNHLLSLALDDISQRDRKQIYWPAPVEWREECNWAGKDITAECMNFVKMLHPYNRTHLYACGTGAFHPVCAFVEAGQHAEEPIFKLDPKHVEDGKGKSPYDPQHAAASILVGEELYSGVATDLMGRDFTIFRSLGQRPSIRTEQHDSRWLNEPKFVAVFWVPESEDPDDDKIYFFFRETAVERQQGLGKTSFARIGQICRNDVGGQRSLVNKWTTFLKARLVCAVPGSDGADTHFDELRDVFLLQTRDKRNPLVYTVFSTSSSVFQGSAICIYTMADIRRAFLGPFAHKEGPNYQWVSYQGRVPYPRPGMCPSKTFGTFGSTKDFPDEVIQFARHHPLMYNPVLPHGQRPLFLQAAMPYTFTRIAVDRVTATDGHYDVLFIGTDVGTVLKVVSVPKESWNHMEPLVLEELQVFQDASPITSLQLSSKRQQLYAGSATALAQLPLHRCSAYGKACAECCLARDPYCAWDGTACTRYVPNTKRRFRRQDVRNGDPNMLCSEDPRRGSVPQKQLYGVEGSTAFLECIPKSLQAHVFWTYQRTQDDPQREVQMDERVVRMERGVLLRSVQRADAGLYLCHATEHGFTQPLLRLSLEVIGARRAAGTAREGDPQLTGGSNHKVWYQDFLQLVERPPLGAADRMCQRLWTRGRPLLPTRAQAGPPGRGQGEELHRARRRRTHEGSRAERGPRSASPW is encoded by the exons ATGATCCccacactgctcctgctgctgcacagcgCTGCCGCCGGCCGccccctgcctgctgccaccCCCCGCCTCAAGCTGCCCTTCCCTG AGCTGCGGGCTCGCCATGGGCTGCGCCTCTTCGCACTGGAGCGGTCGTGCTGCTATGAGGCCCTGCTGCTGGATGAGGAGCGCGGCCGCCTCTTTGTTGGTGCCCAGAACCATCTCCTTTCCCTGGCCCTGGATGATATCAGCCAGCGGGACAGGAAG CAGATCTACTGGCCAGCACCTGTGGAATGGAGGGAGGAGTGCAACTGGGCCGGCAAGGACATCACT GCCGAGTGCATGAACTTTGTAAAGATGCTGCATCCCTACAACCGGACTCACCTGTATGCCTGCGGCACCGGTGCCTTCCACCCTGTCTGTGCCTTCGTGGAGGCTGGCCAGCATGCGGAG GAGCCCATCTTCAAGCTGGACCCCAAGCATGTTGAGGACGGCAAAGGGAAGAGCCCCTACGACCCCCAGCATGCGGCTGCCTCCATCCTCGTGG GCGAGGAGCTCTACTCCGGGGTGGCCACTGATCTGATGGGCCGTGACTTCACCATCTTCCGCAGCCTGGGCCAGCGTCCCTCCATCCGCACGGAGCAGCATGACTCCCGCTGGCTCAATG AGCCCAAGTTTGTGGCAGTGTTTTGGGTGCCGGAGAGCGAGGACCCTGACGATGACAAGATCTACTTCTTCTTCCGCGAGACGGCAGTGGAGCggcagcaggggctgggcaAGACCAGCTTTGCCCGCATCGGCCAGATCTGCCGG AATGACGTAGGTGGGCAGCGCAGTCTGGTGAACAAGTGGACGACCTTCCTGAAGGCTCGGCTTGTGTGTGCCGTGCCGGGGTCTGACGGGGCAGACACCCACTTTGATGAGCTCC GGGACgttttcctgctgcagacaAGGGACAAGCGCAACCCCCTGGTCTACACTGTCTTCTCCACCTCCAG CTCTGTTTTCCAGGGATCAGCCATCTGCATTTACACCATGGCTGACATCCGACGGGCTTTCCTGGGCCCCTTCGCACACAAGGAAGGTCCCAACTACCAGTGGGTATCATACCAGGGCCGTGTGCCGTATCCCCGCCCAGGCATG TGCCCCAGCAAAACCTTTGGTACCTTCGGCTCCACCAAGGACTTCCCAGATGAGGTGATCCAGTTTGCCCGGCACCACCCACTGATGTACAACCCAGTGCTGCCCCACGGCCAGCGCCCCCTCTTCCTGCAAGCTGCCATGCCCTACACCTTCACCCGCATCGCCGTGGACCGCGTTACCGCCACTGATGGCCATTACGATGTCCTCTTCATTGGCACAG atGTGGGCACGGTGCTGAAGGTGGTCTCTGTGCCCAAGGAGAGCTGGAATCACATGGAGCCgctggtgctggaggagctgcaggtcTTCCAG GACGCCTCCCCCAtcaccagcctgcagctctcctCCAAGCGG CAACAGCTCTATGCTGGCTCAGCCACAGCACTGGCACAGCTGCCCTTGCACCGCTGCAGCGCCTACGGCAAAGCCTGTGCTGAGTGCTGCCTGGCCCGGGACCCATACTGTGCTTGGGATGGCACTGCCTGCACCCGCTATGTGCCCAACACCAAGAG GCGTTTCCGCCGGCAGGATGTCCGCAACGGTGACCCCAACATGCTGTGCTCCGAAG ACCCCCGGCGGGGCAGTGTGCCCCAGAAGCAGCTCTATGGGGTGgagggcagcacagccttccTGGAGTGCATCCCCAAATCCCTGCAAGCCCACGTGTTCTGGACATACCAGCGCACCCAGGATGATCCCCAGCGAGAG GTGCAGATGGATGAGCGTGTGGTGCGGATGGAGCGGGGTGTTCTGCTGCGCAGTGTGCAGCGTGCCGACGCTGGCCTCTACCTGTGCCACGCCACCGAGCACGGCTTCACCCAACCGCTGCTGCGGCTCTCCCTGGAGGTGATCGGTGCCCGGCGGGCAGCGGGCACGGCACGTGAAGGAGACCCCCAGCTCACCGGGGGGTCCAACCACAAGGTCTGGTACCAGGACTTCCTCCAGCTGGTGGAGCGGCCACCGCTGGGGGCTGCGGATCGGATGTGCCAGCGGCTCTGGACGCGGGGCAGACCCCTACTACCCACCCGTGCCCAGGCCGGACCCCCAGGCCGCGGGCAGGGTGAGGAGCTGCACAGAGCTCGCCGCCGGCGCACACACGAGGGGTCGCGGGCAGAGCGGGGCCCCCGCAGTGCATCCCCCTGGTGA